One segment of Thermincola ferriacetica DNA contains the following:
- a CDS encoding potassium channel family protein, with translation MVKEDVPFVVIDKNPEIIAKLTAEGILAIEGDAAEDEVLEKVGIKKARGLITALPGDADNVFVSLTSKELNPHIKVVARANHVESQNKLIRAGADKVISPSVIGGRRMAISMLKPVSVDFVETLIHQGFEIEIEEIVLGNNSPLAGKCLKESGIKQKTGAMVVAIKRGEDIINNPSADDVIMGGDLLIVLGTRSQLAELEAMASPR, from the coding sequence TTGGTTAAGGAAGATGTCCCCTTTGTGGTAATTGACAAGAACCCGGAAATTATTGCCAAGTTAACGGCAGAGGGCATTTTGGCTATAGAAGGAGATGCTGCGGAAGACGAGGTATTGGAAAAAGTCGGGATCAAAAAAGCCAGGGGATTAATCACGGCTCTGCCCGGTGATGCAGACAATGTTTTTGTGTCATTGACCAGTAAAGAATTAAATCCGCACATTAAGGTTGTAGCCAGGGCGAATCATGTGGAATCTCAAAACAAGCTAATCAGAGCCGGGGCCGATAAAGTTATATCGCCGTCGGTTATAGGCGGCCGGAGAATGGCAATTTCCATGTTAAAACCGGTGAGCGTGGATTTTGTAGAAACCTTAATTCACCAGGGATTTGAGATAGAGATAGAAGAAATCGTACTTGGCAATAACTCACCTCTTGCGGGCAAATGCCTGAAGGAATCGGGTATTAAACAAAAGACCGGCGCTATGGTGGTTGCCATCAAGCGCGGTGAAGACATTATCAACAATCCATCAGCCGACGATGTTATCATGGGGGGAGACTTATTAATAGTTTTGGGTACCAGAAGTCAGTTGGCGGAATTGGAAGCAATGGCTTCGCCGCGCTGA
- a CDS encoding GDSL-type esterase/lipase family protein, translated as MKLVCFGDSITYGFPYGPDASWVKYTGEHIGLETVNAGENGDTSFDLLRRVQKDVIMENPSYTFIMIGTNDADLGLDVTAYAQNVAKIVEMLEGASITTLIGLPIPSADSYLEKRLAPYRSFLTGFALQKGLSYLDFSPVMLDKNNRCRTEYYLDEVHPSADGYRAMGKLAVDFLKKALRSSNGEITP; from the coding sequence ATGAAACTGGTTTGCTTTGGCGACAGCATTACATACGGATTTCCTTATGGCCCAGACGCTTCCTGGGTTAAATACACGGGTGAACATATCGGTCTGGAAACTGTCAATGCCGGCGAAAATGGCGATACTTCGTTTGATCTGTTGCGCCGGGTGCAAAAAGATGTCATAATGGAAAACCCCAGCTATACCTTTATAATGATAGGAACTAATGACGCCGACCTGGGCTTGGACGTTACCGCATATGCACAAAATGTTGCTAAAATCGTAGAAATGCTTGAGGGAGCAAGCATTACCACGCTGATTGGCCTACCCATTCCTTCTGCTGATTCATATCTGGAAAAAAGACTGGCGCCCTACAGGAGTTTTCTTACTGGTTTCGCCTTGCAGAAAGGGTTGAGTTACCTGGATTTTAGCCCTGTTATGCTTGATAAAAATAATAGGTGCCGGACCGAGTATTACCTGGATGAGGTTCATCCCAGCGCAGACGGTTACCGTGCCATGGGAAAATTGGCCGTTGATTTTCTGAAAAAGGCCTTACGGTCGAGTAATGGAGAAATTACACCCTAA
- a CDS encoding late competence development ComFB family protein, translated as MKKLNNYTETVVEQVLKEILADRDDICKCETCQLDIMAKALNNLPPQYYVTDRGEVFSKLLASYLDTRTKVVTEITKAIMQVSRQPHHAANEVADK; from the coding sequence ATGAAAAAATTAAATAACTATACGGAAACTGTGGTGGAACAGGTACTTAAAGAAATCCTGGCCGACAGGGATGATATCTGCAAGTGCGAAACTTGCCAGTTAGATATTATGGCCAAGGCTTTGAACAATCTGCCGCCGCAGTATTATGTTACCGACAGGGGCGAAGTCTTTTCCAAACTGCTGGCCTCTTACCTGGATACAAGAACAAAAGTGGTTACAGAAATTACGAAAGCCATCATGCAGGTTTCCCGACAACCACACCATGCTGCAAACGAAGTTGCTGACAAGTAA
- a CDS encoding DUF2197 domain-containing protein — MEVRCMMCGKKESIGKDHVEYNKLSKNPKAVYICTLCMARTYHEAKEGQKPNKPM, encoded by the coding sequence GTGGAAGTAAGGTGTATGATGTGCGGTAAAAAAGAAAGCATCGGCAAAGATCATGTTGAATATAATAAGTTATCCAAAAATCCGAAAGCTGTATATATCTGTACCCTCTGCATGGCTCGTACCTATCATGAAGCCAAAGAAGGCCAAAAACCCAACAAGCCAATGTAA
- a CDS encoding LysM peptidoglycan-binding domain-containing protein, giving the protein MDIRIELSPKVKTFLQTPPKDKTIVQGGILIGNISVQDAYVTVCAEDFIAAKITHDFVEEVKFSANLWKDMYQQKSTDFPAKKIIGWYLFSTKETPSDKEKEIHRRFFTDPNQVFLISTPQQSINAFRYENAGFLKCPVAETFDNHINAVDDLAYTIENKPIPQDRPGRIPLALKKILAFTAIFTICLLSVMYRDLTKPVREDNVVQDERPRITASNTDETRKAGQSGSRKSLPVADNSSTLTHKKASEASSEKPGTTSSSTHEIPSESAVPPDSIAGKPFTPEGGATYVVQKGDSLWSISEKYYGTGFSFYKIMRENKIINPNTLHVGQVLIIPKE; this is encoded by the coding sequence ATGGATATACGAATAGAGTTGTCCCCCAAGGTGAAGACTTTTCTCCAAACTCCCCCTAAAGACAAAACGATTGTTCAGGGAGGAATTTTAATCGGTAACATTTCTGTGCAGGATGCGTATGTTACAGTTTGTGCTGAAGATTTTATCGCAGCAAAAATAACCCATGATTTTGTTGAGGAAGTGAAATTCTCGGCCAACTTATGGAAAGATATGTACCAACAAAAAAGCACCGATTTCCCCGCCAAAAAAATAATAGGTTGGTACCTATTCTCAACAAAGGAAACACCTTCTGATAAAGAAAAAGAAATTCATCGGCGTTTCTTTACCGATCCTAACCAGGTCTTCCTAATTTCTACGCCACAGCAAAGCATCAATGCTTTCCGGTATGAAAACGCCGGCTTTCTTAAATGCCCCGTCGCTGAAACCTTTGACAATCATATTAATGCCGTCGATGACCTTGCATATACAATTGAAAACAAACCAATCCCACAGGACAGGCCGGGTAGGATTCCACTTGCCCTGAAAAAGATTTTAGCCTTTACCGCTATTTTTACCATCTGCTTGCTCAGCGTCATGTACCGGGACTTAACAAAGCCAGTAAGAGAAGATAATGTTGTTCAGGATGAAAGGCCCCGGATAACCGCCAGTAACACAGATGAAACCAGGAAAGCAGGTCAATCAGGGTCCCGGAAATCTTTGCCGGTAGCAGACAACAGCTCCACACTAACCCATAAAAAAGCTTCCGAGGCATCTTCTGAAAAACCAGGGACCACTTCATCGTCTACTCACGAAATACCTTCTGAGTCTGCCGTTCCGCCTGATTCCATTGCAGGTAAACCCTTTACCCCGGAGGGCGGCGCCACATATGTTGTACAAAAAGGCGATTCCCTGTGGTCCATCAGCGAAAAGTACTATGGTACCGGCTTTAGTTTTTATAAAATCATGCGGGAAAATAAAATAATCAACCCAAATACCCTGCATGTAGGTCAGGTATTAATTATTCCAAAAGAGTAA
- a CDS encoding Flp family type IVb pilin: MLTVTRFLVEENGQSLTEYALVLSLIVVTVAAVLLSFGFRISNLFSNASAQINQ; encoded by the coding sequence ATGTTAACGGTTACCCGGTTTCTTGTTGAGGAAAACGGACAAAGTTTGACCGAATATGCCCTGGTATTAAGCCTTATAGTTGTTACAGTTGCAGCAGTTTTATTGTCTTTCGGTTTTCGCATTTCCAATCTGTTCAGTAATGCTTCCGCCCAAATTAACCAGTAA
- a CDS encoding YckD family protein — translation MTARKMLIAVAAVLLVAMIVPVAFADTTPAPTTSTYPGALTKEQVEQVKPILDKMLELRKELLQKYVDMGKITKEDADARIQWMEQNHNARIESGYVPGLGMGRGRGVRGFGGGFGCGGYGCGGAGCVYYGNPPSAPAPTTNQL, via the coding sequence ATGACAGCCAGAAAAATGCTTATCGCTGTTGCAGCCGTACTCTTAGTAGCTATGATAGTTCCGGTGGCATTTGCCGACACCACGCCTGCTCCCACCACCTCCACTTACCCGGGAGCCCTGACCAAAGAGCAGGTCGAGCAGGTTAAACCGATCCTGGATAAGATGCTGGAATTGAGGAAAGAGTTGCTGCAAAAATACGTAGATATGGGCAAAATCACCAAGGAAGACGCTGACGCCCGCATTCAGTGGATGGAACAAAACCATAACGCCCGTATTGAAAGCGGTTATGTACCTGGCCTTGGCATGGGCAGAGGCAGAGGTGTTAGAGGTTTCGGTGGAGGTTTCGGCTGTGGAGGCTACGGCTGCGGCGGAGCCGGATGTGTTTACTATGGCAATCCTCCATCTGCTCCGGCGCCCACTACCAACCAGCTTTAA
- a CDS encoding response regulator transcription factor, which yields MSKILVADDDPNVIELLKIYLQKEGYEVFFAENGREAVDKANSTKPDLIVLDLMMPEIDGLEVCRQIRMHSRVPIIMLTAKDEDMDKILGLEMGADDYITKPFNPREVVARIKAVLRRVSDISTDSGKQQVLKYNGLEINIMDFTVKLQGREIPFTPKELELLWLLASNPGRVYTREQLLEKVWGYDYFGDSRTVDTHIKRIRKKIGSAEESTSFDIKTVWGVGYKFEVS from the coding sequence ATGAGCAAAATACTCGTTGCTGATGACGACCCGAACGTCATTGAGCTGTTAAAGATATACCTGCAAAAGGAAGGATACGAGGTATTTTTTGCTGAGAATGGCAGGGAGGCCGTGGATAAAGCCAACAGCACAAAACCTGATCTGATTGTATTAGATTTGATGATGCCGGAAATAGATGGGCTGGAAGTATGCCGGCAAATAAGGATGCATTCCAGAGTACCAATTATTATGCTGACGGCCAAGGACGAAGATATGGATAAAATCCTTGGCCTGGAAATGGGAGCCGATGATTATATAACGAAGCCCTTTAACCCAAGGGAAGTGGTAGCAAGAATCAAGGCTGTTTTGCGCAGGGTAAGCGATATTTCCACAGATTCCGGAAAACAGCAGGTACTGAAATATAACGGCCTGGAAATAAACATTATGGATTTTACCGTCAAACTCCAAGGCCGGGAGATTCCTTTTACCCCTAAGGAACTTGAGTTACTATGGTTGCTGGCCAGTAATCCCGGCCGGGTGTATACAAGGGAGCAACTGTTGGAAAAAGTGTGGGGCTATGACTATTTTGGTGACAGCAGGACAGTAGATACTCACATAAAAAGAATCAGAAAAAAAATTGGTTCCGCTGAAGAAAGCACATCTTTTGATATTAAGACCGTTTGGGGCGTGGGGTATAAATTTGAGGTGAGTTAA
- a CDS encoding ATP-binding protein: MSKTLFKKLMVTHLVVILISIAVLGVFLSQLMKNYFLNTKEDELTTKGQEISSITAQYLKGELNEDTTRYIINSLERFVDARVWVVDKNGLIRMVSRGSQCGRGRMMMRQGFQLPPEETNRVLNGETVKQVGESPHFTEPMVSVAVPIVDRAAGRHEVIGAVFLHAPVTGVTVTLQKVYTFLIIATLVAVILAGLLAVYLSKAISNPLHQITAAALAMAKGDYQTRVKVQSSDEVGELAASFNYMGDKLSETIDALHQEKSKIESLIMSLGEGVIATDRTGTVVRVNTMARKLMQFAEDPIGRNIKECCSGGVAEIIQKVLEEGIGKSATLKKENITVLALASPIKDSRENISGTVCVLQDISEAEKLEQMRKDFVSDVSHELRTPLTAIRGYNEALSDGTVEDPEIRQKYHNIIREETQRLERLIHDLLDLSRLQSGKISLELEPLDVGAVIRSTVEKLEPQINIKGIAVELDIPQNIPYIMGNEDRLVQLLIILLDNAVRYTDAGGKIFVSVGDVGLKGVEIAITDTGKGIPKEDIPFIWERFYKVDKSRTRTGAGTGLGLAIARQIVELHHGTIEVESELGRGTTFKIVFPLAES, encoded by the coding sequence GTGAGCAAGACTTTATTTAAAAAACTGATGGTTACTCACCTGGTGGTAATATTAATAAGTATTGCCGTATTGGGCGTTTTTTTGTCGCAGTTGATGAAAAACTATTTCCTGAATACGAAGGAGGACGAACTGACTACCAAGGGACAGGAAATCAGCAGTATTACCGCCCAATACCTGAAAGGAGAACTGAATGAGGATACAACCAGGTATATAATCAACAGCCTGGAACGATTTGTTGACGCCCGTGTATGGGTGGTTGACAAGAACGGACTTATCCGCATGGTTTCCCGGGGAAGCCAGTGTGGTCGGGGCCGGATGATGATGCGGCAGGGTTTTCAACTTCCACCCGAGGAAACAAACCGGGTACTTAACGGTGAAACGGTAAAACAGGTAGGGGAGTCCCCACATTTCACCGAGCCCATGGTATCTGTAGCTGTGCCTATTGTTGACCGTGCGGCCGGCAGGCATGAGGTTATCGGGGCTGTTTTTTTACATGCCCCGGTAACGGGAGTTACAGTCACTTTGCAAAAGGTCTATACTTTTCTTATTATCGCGACACTGGTAGCCGTTATATTGGCCGGGTTACTGGCCGTTTATTTGTCCAAGGCCATTTCCAATCCTTTACATCAAATAACGGCTGCTGCCCTGGCCATGGCCAAGGGCGATTACCAGACGCGCGTCAAAGTGCAGTCCAGTGATGAAGTGGGGGAACTGGCTGCATCTTTCAACTACATGGGTGACAAGCTTTCCGAAACCATAGATGCCCTACACCAGGAAAAAAGCAAAATAGAATCCCTCATCATGTCATTGGGGGAAGGTGTTATTGCCACAGACAGGACGGGAACTGTGGTACGTGTCAACACCATGGCCAGAAAACTGATGCAGTTTGCCGAGGACCCCATTGGCCGGAATATAAAGGAATGTTGTTCCGGTGGGGTCGCCGAAATTATTCAAAAGGTATTGGAAGAGGGAATCGGTAAATCGGCCACCTTAAAAAAAGAGAATATTACTGTCCTGGCCCTGGCTTCTCCTATCAAGGACAGTCGGGAAAATATTTCCGGCACCGTTTGCGTTCTGCAGGATATCAGTGAAGCCGAGAAACTTGAACAGATGCGTAAGGACTTTGTCAGTGATGTTTCCCATGAATTAAGAACTCCGTTAACTGCCATCCGGGGCTACAACGAAGCGTTGTCGGACGGTACTGTTGAAGATCCGGAAATCCGCCAAAAGTATCATAATATAATAAGGGAAGAGACCCAGCGGCTGGAGAGGTTAATTCACGATTTACTGGATTTAAGCCGCCTGCAATCGGGGAAAATATCCCTTGAACTGGAACCTCTTGATGTAGGAGCAGTTATTAGGAGCACTGTTGAAAAACTGGAGCCGCAGATTAATATCAAAGGCATTGCCGTAGAGCTGGATATTCCGCAGAATATCCCCTATATCATGGGTAATGAGGACCGGCTTGTTCAATTATTGATAATCCTTCTGGATAATGCTGTGCGTTATACCGACGCCGGTGGAAAGATTTTCGTTTCCGTAGGCGATGTGGGCCTCAAAGGTGTAGAAATAGCCATCACCGATACAGGCAAGGGGATACCCAAGGAAGATATCCCTTTCATCTGGGAGCGGTTCTATAAAGTGGATAAATCACGTACGCGGACAGGGGCCGGCACGGGCTTGGGCTTAGCCATAGCCAGGCAGATTGTGGAACTGCATCACGGGACTATCGAGGTAGAAAGTGAATTGGGCAGGGGGACCACGTTTAAAATAGTGTTTCCCCTGGCTGAATCATGA
- a CDS encoding FAD-binding and (Fe-S)-binding domain-containing protein: protein MKSRLEKIFPGRVSFDLVERTLYSHDVANLPAAVEKMVLKTADAVVQPVSTEEIVELVRYAREKKIPLVPRGAATSGYGGVIPIKGGIVVAFTRMNKVLGINKEKKTVTVQPGVIWEKLEQELQKEGLSLRLYPSSAPGATVGGWLAQGGSGIGSFEYGFIGDNIVEAKVVIPSGEVKTFKGEEIALINQAEGITGFIVEVTLPVRDLSEEKLILAAFDDFRRLVATIKEITAASLPVWHISFTTADFIKNKVDAVETASQYNIEGVHAENNREITHPPHGKHLLMVVYPGSRESMVADKLVSILNSSGGEILPDKVAQHEWSERFYTMRVKNLGPSLIPSEAIIPLDTIADVVEEAGKKLEGISIEGSLVKKDSVTLLAFLTGDERTAAYNIGFAKSLVMMEIAKAHGGRTYSTGLYFTDEAEEALGKDVFEKMSAYKKAVDPDNIFNPGKVLSSTGNPVLLRTAMKAARATEPLLNIAEKFLSDKPKVKKRLAEVMARASFACAQCGYCVDTCTLNMGFGWESSTPRGKWYILREYLKGNLQLDQKTVDMFLMCTTCKRCNPVCQVNLPIMELWDAFRPMLVNDMGFSTYNGFEMMAASVESDLNIWAGRRNERDAWIPKDIEIKDKAEIAYWAGCTASLVTTNTAVGAARILKEAGVEFTTLGKDEGCCGTPMLVAGKLDTFEFIFRNNIEGLLKRGVKEIVISCPGCYMAFAHQYPIWAKKLGYPYEFKLKHISEKTEELIKEGKLKFKKPVNKRLTWHDSCHIGRHSGIYDAPRNVLKSIPGVEFVEMEHHREDALCCGSVLTRIAAPPVADKLGDMRVQEAVDVKADAMIATCPCCEVQLRASAKHAGKDMPILDFTDFILEALGYEYQDSSEYTLYMWSVFEKALEIMTVDGIVDMMADMMPEIMAAMPSSMQPMMKGMESLPGPVQGPALAMMEKMIPTLMPMLLPQMMPKLMPKVLELMKQYIPHMPVQMEEKLPTMLPKVMEKIMPAMLPQVAPKLAPKMTEYMKNAKTMKKAM, encoded by the coding sequence ATGAAAAGCAGGCTGGAAAAAATTTTTCCCGGAAGAGTATCTTTCGATCTTGTAGAAAGGACGCTCTATTCCCACGACGTGGCTAACCTACCCGCAGCAGTCGAAAAGATGGTCCTGAAAACTGCCGATGCCGTTGTACAACCTGTTTCAACTGAAGAAATTGTGGAGTTGGTTCGCTACGCCCGGGAAAAGAAGATTCCTTTAGTTCCCCGCGGCGCTGCTACCAGCGGCTACGGCGGAGTTATCCCGATTAAGGGCGGTATTGTTGTGGCCTTCACCAGGATGAATAAGGTTCTTGGTATAAATAAGGAAAAGAAAACCGTTACTGTGCAACCTGGCGTAATCTGGGAAAAACTTGAGCAAGAGCTGCAAAAAGAAGGCCTTTCCCTCAGGCTCTATCCTTCCAGCGCCCCCGGCGCCACTGTTGGTGGCTGGCTCGCGCAGGGCGGCTCCGGTATAGGCAGCTTCGAGTACGGATTTATCGGTGATAACATTGTCGAAGCCAAAGTGGTCATCCCTTCCGGCGAGGTAAAAACATTTAAAGGCGAGGAAATTGCGCTAATTAACCAGGCCGAGGGCATCACCGGATTTATCGTCGAAGTTACTCTCCCTGTCCGTGACTTGTCGGAAGAAAAACTTATTCTCGCCGCCTTCGATGATTTCCGCCGGTTAGTGGCAACCATTAAAGAAATTACGGCGGCTTCCCTCCCTGTGTGGCATATCAGCTTTACCACAGCCGATTTCATTAAGAATAAAGTCGATGCGGTGGAAACTGCCTCCCAATATAACATTGAAGGCGTTCATGCAGAAAACAACAGGGAAATTACTCACCCACCACACGGCAAACACCTGCTTATGGTCGTCTACCCTGGTTCCCGAGAAAGCATGGTAGCTGACAAGCTTGTTTCCATTCTTAACAGTTCAGGCGGAGAAATACTGCCGGATAAGGTAGCCCAACATGAATGGTCTGAGCGCTTCTATACCATGCGCGTGAAAAACCTGGGCCCGTCCCTGATACCGAGTGAGGCTATCATTCCTTTAGATACCATCGCCGATGTGGTGGAGGAAGCGGGTAAAAAACTTGAAGGCATTTCCATCGAAGGTAGTCTGGTAAAAAAAGACAGCGTTACCCTGTTAGCCTTCCTGACCGGTGATGAAAGGACCGCCGCTTACAACATCGGTTTTGCGAAATCTCTTGTTATGATGGAGATTGCCAAGGCTCACGGAGGTCGCACTTACTCCACCGGTTTATACTTTACCGATGAAGCGGAAGAAGCCCTGGGTAAAGATGTATTCGAAAAAATGTCAGCATATAAAAAAGCCGTTGACCCTGATAATATCTTTAACCCCGGTAAGGTTCTTTCCTCCACAGGCAACCCCGTTCTTCTGAGGACTGCCATGAAAGCAGCCAGGGCCACCGAACCGTTATTGAACATTGCGGAAAAGTTTTTAAGCGATAAACCCAAAGTAAAAAAACGTTTAGCCGAAGTTATGGCGCGCGCTTCCTTTGCCTGCGCCCAGTGTGGGTACTGTGTGGATACCTGTACCTTGAACATGGGCTTTGGCTGGGAAAGCTCAACACCACGGGGCAAGTGGTATATCCTGAGAGAATATCTGAAAGGAAACCTGCAGTTGGACCAAAAAACAGTGGATATGTTCCTTATGTGTACTACCTGTAAACGCTGCAACCCTGTTTGTCAGGTTAACCTGCCCATTATGGAACTTTGGGATGCCTTCAGGCCTATGCTGGTTAACGACATGGGCTTCTCCACCTATAACGGTTTTGAAATGATGGCTGCCAGCGTGGAAAGTGACCTGAACATCTGGGCCGGCCGGAGAAATGAAAGGGATGCGTGGATACCGAAAGATATCGAAATTAAGGATAAGGCTGAAATAGCTTACTGGGCCGGTTGCACCGCCTCCCTGGTTACCACAAATACGGCGGTAGGCGCTGCCAGAATCCTTAAAGAAGCCGGCGTGGAATTTACCACTCTGGGCAAAGACGAGGGCTGCTGCGGAACGCCAATGCTGGTGGCTGGTAAACTGGACACCTTTGAGTTTATCTTCAGAAATAACATTGAAGGGTTGCTCAAACGCGGGGTCAAAGAAATTGTTATTTCCTGCCCCGGCTGTTATATGGCCTTTGCCCACCAGTATCCCATTTGGGCGAAAAAGCTCGGTTACCCTTATGAATTTAAACTAAAACACATCTCTGAAAAAACGGAAGAACTGATTAAAGAGGGTAAACTGAAATTTAAAAAGCCGGTCAATAAACGGCTGACCTGGCACGATTCCTGTCATATCGGACGCCATAGCGGCATCTATGACGCTCCACGGAATGTGTTGAAATCAATTCCCGGCGTTGAATTCGTTGAAATGGAGCATCACCGTGAAGATGCTTTGTGCTGCGGCAGTGTGTTGACCAGGATTGCCGCGCCGCCAGTAGCAGATAAGCTTGGCGATATGCGGGTACAGGAAGCTGTTGATGTAAAAGCTGATGCCATGATAGCTACCTGTCCGTGCTGTGAAGTACAACTGCGTGCTTCCGCAAAACATGCCGGCAAAGACATGCCGATTCTTGATTTCACCGACTTCATCCTGGAGGCTTTGGGATACGAATACCAGGACAGTTCAGAATACACCCTGTACATGTGGAGCGTTTTCGAAAAAGCCCTGGAAATAATGACCGTCGATGGCATAGTGGATATGATGGCCGATATGATGCCGGAAATCATGGCGGCAATGCCTTCTTCCATGCAACCGATGATGAAGGGTATGGAATCCCTGCCCGGCCCCGTACAAGGCCCGGCCCTGGCCATGATGGAAAAAATGATTCCTACCCTGATGCCCATGCTACTGCCGCAAATGATGCCAAAACTTATGCCAAAAGTGCTTGAATTGATGAAACAGTATATTCCGCATATGCCGGTTCAGATGGAAGAAAAGCTCCCGACTATGCTGCCTAAGGTAATGGAGAAAATAATGCCGGCTATGCTGCCGCAGGTAGCTCCCAAACTGGCGCCGAAGATGACCGAGTATATGAAAAACGCAAAAACAATGAAGAAAGCTATGTAA
- a CDS encoding energy-coupling factor ABC transporter permease: MHIPDGFLDTKTWLSAYAISGGSLLYSAKKVKETLNERMVPKMGVMAAFIFAAQMVNFPVAGGTSGHLIGAALAAITLGPWAATLIMSAVLIVQCFFFLDGGVTALGANILLMGIVAPWVAYGLYRIIAGGAPTKTRFLIASFVASWASTFVASLVCTVLLALSGTIPMQVGLPAMAGWHALIGIGEGIITTVVLGYLTQVKAEIVSQTESV; this comes from the coding sequence ATGCATATTCCAGACGGGTTTCTGGATACCAAAACATGGCTAAGCGCTTATGCTATAAGCGGTGGCAGTCTTCTCTACTCGGCAAAAAAAGTCAAGGAAACTTTAAATGAACGGATGGTACCGAAAATGGGTGTTATGGCAGCGTTTATCTTTGCTGCCCAGATGGTCAATTTTCCTGTTGCGGGTGGAACATCAGGCCATTTAATCGGGGCGGCGCTGGCGGCTATTACTCTGGGACCTTGGGCAGCTACCCTGATAATGAGCGCAGTTCTGATTGTGCAATGTTTCTTTTTCCTGGACGGCGGAGTGACGGCACTGGGTGCCAATATTCTGCTGATGGGTATTGTAGCGCCCTGGGTGGCATATGGCCTTTACAGAATTATTGCCGGCGGCGCGCCGACAAAAACAAGGTTTTTAATTGCTTCTTTTGTGGCTTCGTGGGCTTCGACATTTGTTGCTTCTCTGGTGTGTACTGTCCTGCTGGCTCTTTCAGGAACCATACCCATGCAGGTCGGCTTGCCGGCGATGGCCGGGTGGCATGCGCTGATAGGTATAGGAGAAGGTATAATAACTACCGTTGTTTTGGGATACCTGACTCAGGTTAAAGCTGAGATAGTAAGCCAGACTGAAAGTGTGTGA
- a CDS encoding PDGLE domain-containing protein, producing MSKKIIIALLFALAVAAFLSPFASSHPDGLERVAQDKGFLHKAEGKEVIQSPMPDYTVPWIRNEKISGSAAGVIGTILTFGLMYGVAKLATTRKLKNSKIE from the coding sequence ATGTCTAAGAAAATAATTATTGCCTTGTTGTTTGCTCTGGCGGTTGCTGCTTTTCTTTCACCTTTTGCTTCTTCCCATCCCGACGGTCTGGAAAGAGTGGCGCAAGACAAAGGTTTTTTGCATAAAGCTGAGGGGAAAGAAGTTATTCAGTCGCCGATGCCCGATTACACAGTGCCCTGGATAAGAAATGAAAAGATTTCCGGCAGCGCTGCCGGCGTTATCGGTACAATTTTGACTTTTGGCTTAATGTATGGGGTAGCTAAACTGGCAACCACAAGGAAGTTAAAAAATTCGAAAATAGAATAA
- a CDS encoding DUF3842 family protein: MKIAVIDGQGGGIGRVLVEKIRKAFGDKVEIWAFGTNSAATALMLKAGADEGATGENAIVNSMGKVDIIVGTVAILAANSMLGELTPAMAAAVADSSAAKVLLPINRGRITIVGAKTEPLPHMADCLVKQLQSIIEKEV, encoded by the coding sequence ATGAAAATTGCTGTTATTGACGGACAAGGCGGGGGAATAGGCAGGGTATTAGTGGAAAAAATTCGCAAGGCCTTTGGCGATAAGGTTGAAATATGGGCTTTCGGTACCAATTCGGCTGCGACGGCGCTGATGTTGAAGGCAGGCGCCGACGAAGGCGCTACAGGTGAAAATGCCATCGTTAACAGCATGGGCAAAGTAGATATTATAGTCGGTACTGTGGCCATACTGGCGGCCAATTCAATGTTGGGTGAACTTACCCCGGCAATGGCAGCCGCTGTGGCCGACAGCAGTGCGGCTAAAGTATTGCTTCCTATTAACAGAGGGCGCATTACAATTGTCGGCGCAAAAACCGAACCCCTGCCCCATATGGCAGATTGTTTGGTCAAACAACTGCAGTCAATCATTGAAAAGGAGGTATGA
- a CDS encoding CooT family nickel-binding protein: MCEANAYIRTRDNEELLLSSVDKVIPNGDELLLENIFGQRKIIKGKIVEMALVDHKIIIEKTEQ, from the coding sequence ATGTGTGAAGCCAATGCATATATAAGAACCAGGGATAATGAAGAATTGCTCTTATCTTCTGTAGACAAAGTGATACCCAATGGGGATGAGCTGCTGCTGGAAAATATTTTCGGTCAACGGAAGATAATTAAGGGAAAGATTGTGGAAATGGCTCTGGTTGATCACAAAATAATTATTGAGAAAACCGAACAGTAA